In Halobacillus amylolyticus, the following proteins share a genomic window:
- a CDS encoding MerR family transcriptional regulator, with the protein MTDNYKSKKVISIGVVKELTGLSERQIRYNEQRKLIFPERTANGTRKYSFSDVETLVEIAEKREEGVQSFEIRKEMLKDKKSKEGDSQMRRKMIRGQLNAHFRSNDRS; encoded by the coding sequence TTGACGGATAACTATAAAAGCAAAAAGGTTATCTCTATAGGTGTCGTCAAGGAATTGACAGGACTTTCAGAACGCCAAATTCGGTATAATGAACAAAGAAAGCTTATCTTCCCAGAGCGAACGGCGAACGGAACACGCAAATATTCATTTTCAGATGTGGAAACTTTGGTAGAGATTGCGGAAAAGCGGGAAGAAGGAGTTCAATCCTTTGAAATTAGAAAAGAAATGCTAAAAGATAAGAAAAGTAAAGAGGGAGATTCTCAAATGCGTAGAAAAATGATCCGTGGTCAATTAAATGCACACTTTCGATCAAACGATAGAAGCTAA